A single Myxocyprinus asiaticus isolate MX2 ecotype Aquarium Trade chromosome 50, UBuf_Myxa_2, whole genome shotgun sequence DNA region contains:
- the adra2a gene encoding alpha-2A adrenergic receptor, with product MGCENVTNGTENGKPPYTLLVALPLSVLVGLLILLIVFGNVLVVIAVFTSRALRAPQNLFLVSLASADILVATLVMPFSLANELMGYWAFGQVWCEIYLALDVLFCTASITHLCAISLDRYWSITQAIEYNLKRTPQRIKRIIFGVWVIAAVISFPPLITMEKEEGSICDINREKWYIISSSIGSFFLPCIIMVLVYIRIYQIAKKRTRAPTGDRRKKDVDLKENDQGEKDPHKRLNGDPTAEPDGANDKGEINGVDMEDSSSSDHKVSNPCSLKKKRSKGKTKLSQIKPGDDKQEVCQTTKTSRWKGRQNREKRFTFVLAVVIGVFVICWFPFFFTYTLTAFCNCCVPVKLFKFCFWFGYCNSSLNPIIYTIFNNDFRRSFKKILCRRDNRRVL from the coding sequence ATGGGGTGTGAAAATGTGACCAATGGGACGGAGAACGGCAAGCCGCCCTACACCCTATTGGTGGCCCTTCCACTGAGCGTTCTGGTGGGGCTCCTCATCCTTCTCATCGTTTTCGGCAACGTGCTGGTTGTCATCGCCGTTTTCACGAGCCGAGCTCTCAGGGCTCCCCAGAACCTGTTCCTGGTCTCACTGGCATCAGCCGACATTTTGGTAGCAACTTTGGTGATGCCGTTTTCTTTGGCCAATGAGCTGATGGGTTACTGGGCCTTTGGGCAAGTGTGGTGCGAAATATACCTTGCCCTGGATGTTCTCTTTTGCACGGCCTCCATAACTCACCTGTGCGCCATCAGTTTGGACAGGTACTGGTCAATCACACAAGCCATTGAGTACAACCTCAAGCGCACGCCGCAACGAATCAAGCGCATCATTTTTGGGGTTTGGGTCATTGCCGCCGTAATCTCCTTCCCGCCTCTCATTACCATGGAGAAGGAAGAGGGCTCCATCTGCGATATTAATCGAGAAAAATGGTACATTATCTCCTCTTCCATTGGCTCATTTTTCCTTCCATGCATCATCATGGTGCTCGTCTACATCCGAATCTATCAGATTGCCAAGAAGAGGACCAGAGCACCCACTGGGGACCGGAGGAAAAAGGACGTAGACCTGAAGGAGAATGATCAGGGCGAGAAGGACCCTCACAAGAGACTAAACGGGGATCCCACCGCTGAGCCGGATGGAGCCAATGACAAGGGCGAGATAAATGGAGTGGACATGGAGGACTCGTCCTCCTCCGACCATAAGGTCTCCAACCCCTGCTCCCTCAAGAAGAAGCGCTCCAAAGGAAAGACCAAGCTGAGCCAAATCAAACCAGGAGACGACAAGCAAGAGGTCTGCCAGACCACCAAGACCAGCAGGTGGAAGGGCCGTCAGAACCGCGAGAAGCGCTTCACCTTTGTCCTAGCGGTGGTTATTGGCGTATTTGTAATATGTTGGTTCCCTTTTTTCTTCACGTACACACTGACGGCGTTTTGCAACTGCTGTGTGCCGGTGAAGCTTTTCAAGTTCTGCTTTTGGTTCGGCTACTGCAACAGCTCCCTCAATCCCATTATATACACCATCTTCAATAATGACTTCAGAAGGTCCTTTAAAAAGATTCTCTGCCGGAGAGATAATAGGCGAGTGTTGTGA
- the LOC127438945 gene encoding leucine-rich repeat protein SHOC-2 produces the protein MSSTLGKDKDSKEREPKAEGKSKTKGKDAKDGKKDTSGASPAVAFTLDSTIKRPNPPPSTRKKSSNAEVIKELNKCREENSMRLDLSKRSIHLLPSSIKELTQLTELYLYSNKLQSLPPEVGCLSGLVTLALSENSLTSLPDSLDNLKKLRMLDLRHNKLREIPAVVYRVSSLTTLYLRFNRITTVEKDIKHLSKLTMLSIRENKIKQLPAEIGELCNLITLDVAHNQLEHLPKDIGNCTQITNLDLQHNELLDLPETIGNLSSINRLGLRYNRLSAIPRSLAKCRELEELNLENNNISVLPEGLLSSLVNLTSLTLARNCFQSYPVGGPSQFSTIYSLNMEHNRINKIPFGIFSRAKVLSKLNMKDNQLTSLPLDFGTWTSMVELNLATNQLTKIPEDICGLVSLEVLILSNNLLKKLPQGIGNLRKLRELDLEENKLESLPNEIAYLKDLQKLVLTNNQLTTLPRGIGHLTNLTYLGLGENLLQHLPEEIGTLENLEDLYLNDNPNLHSLPFELALCSKLSIMSIENCPLSHLPPQIVAGGPSFIIQFLKMQGPYRAMV, from the exons ATGAGCAGTACTCTGGGCAAAGATAAAGACTCTAAGGAGAGGGAACCCAAAGCTGAAGGGAAATCCAAAACCAAAGGGAAAGATGCCAAAGATGGGAAGAAAGACACAAGCGGTGCTTCGCCTGCGGTGGCCTTTACTTTGGATAGTACGATAAAGCGCCCCAACCCGCCACCTAGCACGCGCAAAAAATCCAGCAATGCAGAGGTCATCAAGGAACTTAACAAGTGCCGCGAGGAGAACTCAATGCGCCTGGACCTGTCCAAGAGATCCATCCATCTGTTGCCCTCCTCCATCAAGGAGCTGACCCAGCTGACCGAGCTCTACCTGTACAGCAACAAGCTGCAAAGCCTTCCGCCAGAGGTGGGATGCCTGTCGGGACTGGTGACGCTGGCACTCAGCGAGAACTCTCTCACCAGCCTACCCGACTCGCTGGACAACCTGAAGAAGTTGCGTATGCTTGACTTGCGGCATAACAAACTACGGGAGATCCCCGCTGTGGTCTACCGTGTCAGCTCCCTCACCACGCTCTACCTGCGCTTTAATCGTATCACCACAGTGGAGAAGGACATCAAGCACCTGTCCAAACTCACCATGCTCAGCATCCGAGAGAACAAAATTAAACAGCTGCCCGCAGAGATTG GTGAGCTTTGTAACCTGATTACGCTGGATGTAGCCCACAACCAGTTGGAGCACCTTCCTAAAGATATTGGCAATTGCACTCAGATCACCAACCTCGACCTGCAGCACAACGAACTTCTTGACCTACCTGAAACTATAG GTAACCTGTCAAGTATAAACCGTTTAGGCCTGAGGTACAACCGTCTATCAGCAATCCCTCGATCTTTAGCCAAGTGCCGAGAGCTGGAAGAGCTCAACCTCGAAAACAACAACATCTCAGTGTTACCAGAG GGGCTGCTCTCCAGCCTGGTGAACCTGACAAGTCTGACGCTGGCACGGAACTGCTTCCAGTCTTACCCAGTGGGCGGCCCGTCCCAGTTCTCCACCATCTACTCTCTAAACATGGAGCACAACCGTATCAACAAGATCCCTTTTGGCATCTTTTCCAGAGCCAAAGTGCTCAGCAAGCTCAATATGAAG GACAACCAGCTAACGTCCCTCCCGCTGGATTTTGGGACATGGACCAGCATGGTGGAGCTGAACCTGGCAACAAACCAGCTCACCAAGATTCCAGAGGACATCTGTGGACTTGTGTCTTTAGAG gTCCTCATATTGTCCAACAATCTCCTGAAGAAGTTGCCTCAAGGGATTGGGAATTTACGGAAATTACGAGAGCTTGACTTGGAAGAAAACAAACTGGAGTCTCTCCCGAATGAGATTGCCTACCTTAAAGATCTACAG AAACTTGTGTTGACCAATAATCAGCTGACCACTTTGCCAAGAGGGATCGGTCACCTGACCAACCTGACATACCTGGGTTTGGGAGAGAACCTACTGCAGCACCTACCTGAAGAGATTG GTACACTGGAGAACCTTGAGGACCTGTACCTTAATGACAACCCCAACTTGCATAGTCTACCATTTGAGTTGGCTCTGTGCAGTAAGCTGTCCATCATGAGCATAGAGAACTGCCCCCTCAGCCACCTCCCGCCCCAGATCGTCGCTGGAGGCCCTTCATTCATCATCCAGTTCCTCAAGATGCAGGGACCTTACCGTGCCATGGTCTGA